One genomic region from Streptomyces sp. NBC_00457 encodes:
- a CDS encoding DUF742 domain-containing protein — protein MATPPGGSSSGNWSYGPAQGPGQDDGSANRYNFPSAPSQRRQPYAPQGPQGPGPYDQPHQPRIQPVQPQRRSPEPAPAGATSNPLVRPYAMTGGRTRPRYQLAIEALVHTTAQPHQMQGQLPEHQRICNLCREIKSVAEVSALLTIPLGVARILVADLAEAGLVAIHQPGGDENAGGQPDVTLLERVLSGLRKL, from the coding sequence GTGGCAACACCCCCAGGCGGTTCGTCTTCGGGCAACTGGTCATACGGCCCTGCCCAGGGCCCGGGTCAGGACGACGGGTCGGCGAACCGGTACAACTTCCCCTCCGCACCGAGCCAGCGGCGGCAACCGTACGCGCCTCAGGGTCCGCAGGGTCCCGGGCCGTACGACCAGCCGCATCAGCCCCGCATCCAACCGGTGCAGCCGCAGCGACGCTCCCCTGAGCCGGCGCCCGCCGGGGCGACGAGCAACCCCCTGGTGCGCCCGTACGCCATGACCGGCGGCCGGACGCGCCCGCGCTACCAGCTCGCCATCGAGGCACTGGTGCACACCACCGCGCAGCCGCATCAGATGCAGGGCCAGCTGCCCGAGCATCAGCGGATCTGCAACCTCTGCCGAGAGATCAAGTCGGTGGCCGAGGTCTCGGCTCTCCTCACGATCCCCCTCGGCGTGGCCAGGATCCTCGTCGCCGACTTGGCGGAGGCGGGCCTGGTCGCCATCCATCAGCCCGGCGGCGACGAGAACGCCGGCGGCCAGCCAGACGTGACACTGCTCGAAAGGGTGCTCAGTGGACTTCGCAAGCTCTAG
- a CDS encoding roadblock/LC7 domain-containing protein: MSQAAQNLNWLITNFVDNTPGVSHTVVVSADGLLLAMSEGFPRDRADQLAAVASGLTSLTAGASRIFEGGSVNQTVVEMERGFLFIMSISDGSSLAVLAHPEADIGLVGYEMALLVDRAGTVLTPDLRAELQGSLLN; this comes from the coding sequence ATGAGCCAGGCGGCGCAGAACCTGAACTGGTTGATCACCAACTTCGTGGACAACACCCCCGGGGTGTCGCACACGGTGGTGGTCTCCGCCGACGGACTCCTTCTGGCGATGTCCGAAGGCTTTCCGCGCGACCGCGCCGACCAGCTCGCGGCGGTCGCCTCCGGTCTGACCTCACTGACCGCCGGTGCCTCGCGCATCTTCGAGGGCGGCAGTGTGAACCAGACGGTTGTGGAGATGGAGCGGGGATTCCTGTTCATCATGTCCATCTCCGACGGTTCGTCGCTCGCAGTACTTGCACACCCGGAGGCGGACATCGGCCTCGTCGGGTACGAGATGGCGCTTCTGGTGGACCGTGCCGGTACGGTCCTCACCCCTGATCTGCGTGCGGAGCTCCAAGGGAGCCTTCTCAACTAA